The window GTACTTCGTCGTCTCGTTCTTCGGGAAGGCGTGGTAGGTCGAGCCGATCTTCACGATGAACGTGTCGATGTGGTTGGCACCGATGCCGGAGAGCGCCACCGGTGAACTCCACGCCGTGAGGGCGGAGTTCGTGGCCCTCAGCCGGTACGGCGTGAAGATCCACTCGTCGTTCGTGGTGGAGCAGGACACGATGACGTTGACGCTGCCGTCGCTGTCGACGAACCACTCGGGCGCCCAGGCGCGGGAGAGGTTCGCGACGGGGACCGTGTAGTCGTACAGGAACGTCCAGTTGGCGCGGTCGGAGCTGCGGGCGAAGCCGATGGTGGTGCTGGTGTCCTGCCAAGTTCGCGTGGTGTAGGTGACGTAGTAGAAGCCGTCGGTGTGTCTGAGGACGCTCGCGTCGCGGATCCGGCCCGCCGGTGGTGTGTAGGCGGAGGAGCGCAGCAGCCGGAAGTCGGTGGCGTCGTCCGACTGGTAGACGTTGACCGTGCCGTCATCGCTGTTGAGGAACGGCACGATCGTGTAGCGGGTGGCCGAGCCGTTCGGGGGTGCGGCGGCCAGGGCGCTGCCGAGCAGTCCGGGGGTCTCGCCGAGCAGCAGCGCCGAGGCGGGCAGGGCGGCCGCGGCGCGCAGCAGGGTACGGCGGGACGGGGCGGCGGGACGGGGAGTCATGTGCGGCTCGCTCTCGACGCAGGGGGTCGAAATACCGAACAGGGTTCGGAAAGTCGGTCAGAAGGTAGAGCTGAGGCAGAAGTGCGTCAATGGTTTTGTACGAGAGCCGCTGAGCCCCGAAGGGATCGGTGAACATCCACTTCCCTCGCCCCCGTTCCGTCACCGGCCATCGGACGTTACCGTTCGGTAGACCGCTCGCTCCCGGAGGTGTCCGCATGACGCTCGACCGCGCCGCAGGCCTGGCGGAGACCGCCCGCGCGCTGGCCGCCGGGGAGGTGACGTCCCGCGCCCTGGTGGAACTCACACTGGCGCGGATCGAGGCGACACAGGGCAGCCTCAACGCCTTCCGGATCGTCCGGGCCGAGGCCGCGCTCGCCGAGGCGGAGGCCGCCGACCGGGAGCTGGCCTCGGGAGCGCGCAAGCCGCTGCTGGGCGTCCCGGTGGCGGTGAAGGACGACATGGACGTGGCCGGCGAGCCGACCGCCTTCGGCTGCTGCGGGGAGTTCCCGCCGGTCGCCGAGGACGGTGAGGCCGTACGGCGGCTGCGCGCGGCCGGGGCCGTGATCGTCGGCAAGACCAACACCTGCGAGTTCGGGCAGTGGCCCTTCACCGAGGGGCCCGCCTTCGGCGCGACCCGCAACCCGTGGAGCACGGAGCACACGCCCGGCGGATCGTCCGGGGGATCGGCCGCCGCGGTCGCCGCCGGGCTGGTACCCGCCGCGCTCGGCTCGGACGGCGCCGGCTCGGTGCGGATCCCGGCCGCGTGGACCCATCTGGTCGGCATCAAGCCGCAGCGCGGCCGGGTCTCCACCTGGCCGCGCGGTGAGTCCTTCCAGGGCATCACCGTCAACGGCACCCTGGCCCGCACGGTCGCCGACGCGGCCCTGCTGCTGGACGCGGCGAGCGGCAATCACGCGCTGGACCCGCACCGGCCACGGCCCGTCGACGCGTCGGCGGCCGTCGGCCGCGACCCCGGGCGGCTGCGGATCGCGCTCTCGCTCAAGCCGCCGTTCACGGCGGTGCCCGCCCGGCTGCTGCCCGAGGTGCGGACCCGGATCGTCGAACTCGCGGAGCGACTCGCCGCGTTGGGGCACACGGTCGAGGAGGCGGACCCGCCGTACGGGCAGATCGGGCTGACCTTCGTGCCGCGCGCGACGGCCGGGATCGCCGAGCGGGTGGGCGAGGCGCCCTTCCCGGCGCTGCTGGACCGGCGCACCCGGGACGCGGCCAGGCTGGGCCGGCTGCTGGGCGGGGCCCCGCTGCGGGCGGCCCGGCGGGCGGAGACCGTCCTGCACCGCCGTATCGGAGGGTTCTTCACCTCGTACGACGTGGTCCTCGCGCCGACGACCGCCGCTCCCCCGCCCCGGATCGGCGCCCTGCTCGAACTCAGCGGATTCGCCACCGACCGCGCGATGATCGCCGCCTGTCCGTACGCCTGGCCGTGGAACGTGCTGGGCTGGCCGGGCGTCAATGTGCCCGCCGGGTTCACGCCCGACGGCCTGCCCGTCGGGGCGCAGTTGCTGGGGCCGGCCGACAGCGAGCCGCTGCTGCTGCAGGTGGCGGCCCAGTTGGAGGCGGAGCTGCGCTGGTACGAGAAGTGGCCCTCGCCGCCGGTCACGGCACGTTCCGCTGCCGCCTGAGCGACCGTACGCTGTCTGGCATGGCGGACGCGTCGATGGTCGGGCTCATGGGGCGGGTCACCGGAACGATCGGGCCCGGGCTGGTCGGCGAGGTGATCGTCCGGGTGCGCGGCGGCGCCGAGCACTTCCTCGCCCACCCCGTCTCTCCGGCGGACCGCATCGAGCCGGGCACGGTCGTGACGGTGGTCGAGTACCTGCCGCCGAGAACCGTCTACGT of the Streptomyces koelreuteriae genome contains:
- a CDS encoding amidase — encoded protein: MTLDRAAGLAETARALAAGEVTSRALVELTLARIEATQGSLNAFRIVRAEAALAEAEAADRELASGARKPLLGVPVAVKDDMDVAGEPTAFGCCGEFPPVAEDGEAVRRLRAAGAVIVGKTNTCEFGQWPFTEGPAFGATRNPWSTEHTPGGSSGGSAAAVAAGLVPAALGSDGAGSVRIPAAWTHLVGIKPQRGRVSTWPRGESFQGITVNGTLARTVADAALLLDAASGNHALDPHRPRPVDASAAVGRDPGRLRIALSLKPPFTAVPARLLPEVRTRIVELAERLAALGHTVEEADPPYGQIGLTFVPRATAGIAERVGEAPFPALLDRRTRDAARLGRLLGGAPLRAARRAETVLHRRIGGFFTSYDVVLAPTTAAPPPRIGALLELSGFATDRAMIAACPYAWPWNVLGWPGVNVPAGFTPDGLPVGAQLLGPADSEPLLLQVAAQLEAELRWYEKWPSPPVTARSAAA